One Pyrococcus furiosus DSM 3638 genomic region harbors:
- a CDS encoding phosphate-starvation-inducible PsiE family protein, with protein sequence MVRRKAIKALDLAFDIVTGILVILAIVLLGVSIINGFKYLFAGNLEGSLEEFLMALILLEMYELLSLYLKEHHVSMRRVAELGIVAIIRKIVISTKDTEKADPLVLFAFALMILALGWIYTRLETIEKD encoded by the coding sequence ATGGTGAGAAGAAAGGCTATTAAAGCTTTGGATCTTGCATTTGACATCGTTACTGGCATATTAGTAATTCTTGCAATAGTACTTTTAGGAGTCAGTATAATAAATGGTTTCAAATACTTATTTGCTGGAAATCTGGAAGGAAGTCTTGAAGAATTTTTAATGGCACTAATCCTCTTAGAAATGTACGAGTTGCTCTCCCTATATCTGAAAGAGCACCATGTAAGTATGAGGAGGGTTGCTGAGCTTGGGATCGTGGCAATAATTAGAAAAATCGTCATATCAACTAAAGACACGGAAAAAGCCGATCCACTTGTCTTATTTGCCTTTGCACTAATGATCTTAGCTCTCGGATGGATATACACTAGGTTGGAAACTATAGAAAAAGATTAA
- a CDS encoding ABC transporter permease: MANLKKFLIRRLLTFIPTIIGVTIIVFLIAYKIPADPAKAWAGGEKATQAAIERIIREYHLDKPWYDQYIFLMKGLLTNTIIDPRTSNPVMYDVGKRFPVTFQLAIIAFVFILLVGIPLGIISALKRNTWIDTVVRIFALLGVSTPAFWLGYLMLYVFFVKYRITTIAGVPPFPPKITGVPMIDALLRGDFALFKQHLARFWLPGFTLGFLGMGVTARFVRNSFLEALSSDFVQFLKAKGVPKLRLYRHALKNALVPIVTVLGLQFGGLLGGTPITETVFGLPGMGSYAVQSIQNLDFPVVVAITFIYAIIYVVTNLVVDILYAIIDPRVRY, from the coding sequence ATGGCGAACCTCAAGAAATTCTTAATTAGGAGGCTACTAACTTTTATTCCAACAATAATAGGAGTTACAATAATAGTATTTCTAATAGCATATAAAATACCAGCAGATCCAGCCAAGGCATGGGCAGGAGGAGAGAAAGCAACTCAAGCTGCAATTGAAAGGATAATAAGAGAATATCACCTAGACAAGCCTTGGTATGATCAGTATATCTTTTTAATGAAAGGACTACTTACAAATACAATTATCGACCCCAGAACGTCAAACCCTGTTATGTATGACGTTGGAAAAAGATTTCCAGTAACTTTTCAGTTGGCAATAATAGCGTTTGTCTTCATTCTTCTCGTAGGAATTCCACTAGGAATAATCTCTGCCCTTAAAAGGAATACATGGATAGACACAGTGGTAAGAATATTTGCCCTCCTGGGTGTTTCAACTCCAGCATTTTGGCTAGGATACCTAATGCTGTACGTCTTCTTTGTGAAATACAGAATTACCACAATAGCAGGTGTCCCACCATTTCCACCAAAGATTACGGGAGTTCCCATGATAGATGCTTTACTAAGGGGCGATTTTGCACTGTTTAAGCAACACTTAGCAAGATTCTGGCTCCCAGGCTTCACTCTTGGCTTCCTGGGAATGGGAGTAACAGCTAGATTCGTGAGAAATAGTTTCCTTGAGGCACTTAGCTCAGACTTTGTTCAGTTTTTGAAGGCCAAAGGAGTACCAAAGCTTAGGCTTTATAGGCACGCCCTAAAGAATGCATTAGTTCCGATAGTTACTGTGCTCGGCCTCCAATTCGGTGGACTTCTTGGAGGAACACCAATTACTGAGACTGTGTTTGGGCTCCCAGGAATGGGTAGTTATGCGGTACAATCCATTCAAAACTTAGACTTCCCAGTCGTGGTAGCTATAACTTTCATATACGCTATAATCTACGTGGTAACTAACCTCGTCGTTGATATACTCTATGCTATAATAGATCCAAGGGTTAGATACTGA
- a CDS encoding ABC transporter ATP-binding protein — translation MEYDRDVVLKVENLKKYFPVRGLIRTIGWVKAVDGVSFEIRRGETFGLVGESGCGKTTTGRTILRLIEPTDGKIIFMGKDVTKLKGEELKWFRRKAQIMFQDPYSSLNPRQTVFEIIMEPVKFHGIQVDDPEEFVIKLLESVGLNETHLYRYPHEFSGGQRQRIALARILALRPEFIVLDEPTSALDVSVQANILNMLKDLQKEYGFTYLFISHDLGVVKYMSNRIGVMYLGKLVEVGPADKLFENPLHPYTQMLFSAIPIPDPDIAREMKKKRMKVTGEPPSPINPPSGCRFHPRCPYFKAGVCDKKEPPMVEVEKDHYVACWLYAKA, via the coding sequence ATGGAATATGACAGAGACGTTGTGCTGAAGGTTGAAAACCTCAAAAAGTACTTTCCAGTGAGGGGACTTATAAGGACAATTGGATGGGTCAAAGCTGTAGATGGCGTTAGCTTCGAGATAAGGAGAGGAGAAACCTTCGGACTAGTAGGGGAGAGTGGGTGTGGAAAGACTACAACAGGTAGAACAATCTTAAGGCTCATCGAGCCTACAGATGGGAAAATCATATTCATGGGCAAAGATGTAACTAAGCTTAAAGGTGAAGAACTTAAATGGTTCAGGAGGAAGGCCCAAATAATGTTCCAAGATCCTTATTCTTCATTAAATCCTAGGCAGACCGTATTTGAGATAATTATGGAACCTGTGAAGTTCCACGGCATTCAGGTGGACGATCCTGAGGAGTTTGTCATTAAACTGTTAGAAAGTGTAGGACTTAATGAGACCCACTTATACAGATATCCTCATGAATTTTCCGGAGGTCAAAGACAAAGAATCGCCTTAGCTAGAATACTTGCTTTAAGGCCAGAGTTCATAGTTCTAGATGAGCCTACCTCAGCATTAGATGTTTCAGTTCAAGCGAACATCTTGAACATGCTCAAAGACCTGCAGAAGGAATATGGATTCACATACCTCTTCATAAGTCACGACTTAGGTGTAGTGAAGTACATGAGCAATAGAATAGGAGTTATGTACTTGGGTAAGCTAGTGGAAGTAGGCCCTGCTGATAAACTCTTTGAAAATCCACTGCATCCATACACCCAAATGCTCTTTTCAGCAATTCCGATTCCAGATCCAGATATAGCTAGAGAAATGAAGAAAAAGAGGATGAAAGTAACAGGAGAACCACCAAGCCCAATAAATCCACCAAGCGGCTGTAGGTTCCACCCAAGATGTCCATACTTTAAGGCAGGAGTATGTGATAAGAAAGAGCCTCCTATGGTGGAAGTCGAGAAGGATCACTACGTTGCTTGTTGGCTATATGCAAAAGCTTAA
- a CDS encoding ABC transporter ATP-binding protein → MPEPILQVRNLTVHFYTYAGIVKAIEKVSFDVYKGETFALVGETGCGKSVTSRALTQLIESPGRIVEGQVLYYRDDGSVVDLLKLSEEEIRKIRGNEIAYIFQDPHASLDPLYTVGHQIAEAMEVHGKISNIKEGIQKAIQILKSVLIPDPERRVKNYPHELSGGMKQRVVIGIGVSNNPRILIADEPTTALDVTVQAQILELLDKMKREYNATIILITHNLGVVAETADRVAVMYAGKIVEIGSVDQIFKNPLHPYTQGLLKAVPNPMTKIEKLEAIPGTVPNLINPPSGCRFHPRCPKAMEVCKQKVPELKEIEPGHFVACHLY, encoded by the coding sequence GTGCCTGAGCCCATCCTCCAAGTTAGAAATCTAACTGTTCACTTTTATACTTACGCTGGAATAGTTAAAGCCATAGAAAAAGTGTCTTTCGACGTGTACAAAGGAGAGACTTTCGCCTTGGTTGGAGAAACGGGGTGTGGAAAGAGCGTAACCTCAAGGGCCCTAACTCAACTAATAGAGAGCCCAGGTAGAATAGTTGAAGGTCAAGTTCTATATTACAGAGATGACGGAAGTGTCGTGGATTTACTAAAGCTAAGCGAAGAAGAGATAAGAAAGATTAGAGGAAACGAAATAGCCTACATATTCCAAGATCCTCATGCTTCACTTGACCCACTATACACTGTTGGACACCAAATTGCCGAAGCAATGGAAGTACATGGGAAAATCTCGAATATAAAAGAGGGAATTCAAAAGGCAATCCAAATCCTAAAATCCGTTCTAATACCAGATCCAGAGAGAAGAGTCAAGAATTATCCGCACGAACTCTCAGGTGGAATGAAGCAGAGAGTTGTCATAGGGATAGGTGTCTCTAACAATCCAAGAATCTTGATAGCCGATGAGCCAACTACTGCTTTGGACGTGACTGTTCAGGCACAAATTTTGGAGTTACTAGATAAGATGAAGAGAGAGTACAATGCTACAATAATTCTAATTACCCACAACCTGGGAGTTGTTGCAGAGACGGCTGATAGAGTTGCAGTTATGTATGCAGGAAAAATCGTTGAAATTGGAAGTGTGGACCAGATATTCAAGAATCCTCTTCATCCCTACACTCAAGGATTATTGAAAGCAGTTCCAAACCCAATGACAAAAATAGAGAAGTTAGAAGCAATTCCTGGAACAGTTCCAAACCTCATTAATCCACCAAGCGGCTGTAGATTCCACCCAAGATGTCCAAAGGCCATGGAGGTTTGTAAGCAGAAAGTGCCTGAGCTTAAAGAAATCGAGCCAGGGCATTTTGTTGCATGCCACTTATATTGA
- a CDS encoding ABC transporter substrate-binding protein, giving the protein MKKGLLAILLVGVMVLGTFGSGCIGGGTQTQTQTPTETGSPTQTTTPSGVTQAILELGKVTVVDTGTAIVVVGPKGEKPSVSIPSGKKVITVTYVVDEQNTPSVKELMEQGQGFGAINPAFFRDTNVDALVIAARRETNPEVRTEIFKALYILGNYYVPEVILGQNRQLRVYWDWVKGRYYHPTLPERYDLLWEDPNAPVVDTGIGSYKNDPETYVIATIGWPESFDPAWTYETFGWEIWHEIGDTLVTYWKEETEQVTPDLAVAWAHNKEGTEWYFVIRGGVKAYDPWNDKTYPIDATDVVFTFWRVARLGHSVSWMVTEFMNVSASQALTEEEFNNYVKNNPLIAEYNGKTAEIKSLQDLLNFFGYNGETAGVFKLVLPHPYAAVLNIVADPFLSVVPMEYLLGDKYEEALKASNYGKNPDAWEAYVQEGVDDPTHQLMHKYPVGTGPFYVKEYQENSYIVLEYNPYYWNATSNPGHKRVIYIINNDAVARVQLLTTGTADVAAIPTDKIEDVQGVTKDGYKVVVQTDILLPVLTFIVFNTQKEPFNDVKVRQALAYAIPYDQIAKVVYNNLLERNWGPIPKPWPGYTEYGIIKYEYNIAKAKQMLQEAGVDPSKYSITLIYNAGNTQREKVMTLIQNVWSQLGFRVTVESYEWPVYLSKTEHGDYDVYIVGWVPDYLDSDNWVGPFLYGATEFSEINIEVSG; this is encoded by the coding sequence ATGAAGAAAGGACTGTTAGCAATTTTGCTTGTTGGAGTCATGGTATTGGGAACTTTTGGAAGTGGATGTATTGGAGGAGGAACCCAAACTCAGACCCAAACACCCACAGAAACTGGAAGCCCAACCCAAACAACCACTCCTAGCGGAGTAACCCAAGCAATTTTGGAGCTCGGAAAAGTTACAGTTGTCGATACTGGAACAGCTATCGTTGTAGTTGGTCCCAAAGGTGAAAAACCAAGCGTTTCAATTCCATCTGGAAAGAAGGTAATTACCGTAACTTATGTGGTGGATGAGCAAAACACTCCAAGCGTTAAAGAGTTAATGGAGCAAGGTCAGGGATTTGGTGCAATAAACCCAGCATTCTTTAGGGATACAAACGTTGATGCTCTTGTAATAGCTGCCAGAAGAGAGACTAATCCGGAAGTAAGAACTGAAATATTCAAGGCTCTCTATATCCTGGGCAACTATTATGTCCCAGAAGTCATACTTGGACAGAACAGGCAACTCCGTGTCTACTGGGACTGGGTTAAGGGAAGATATTACCACCCGACACTCCCAGAGAGATATGATCTTCTCTGGGAAGACCCCAACGCTCCGGTAGTTGATACAGGAATTGGAAGCTATAAGAACGACCCAGAAACCTATGTAATAGCTACCATTGGATGGCCCGAAAGCTTTGACCCAGCTTGGACATATGAAACATTTGGATGGGAGATCTGGCACGAGATTGGAGACACCTTAGTCACTTACTGGAAAGAAGAGACTGAGCAAGTTACCCCCGACTTGGCAGTTGCATGGGCCCACAACAAAGAGGGCACCGAGTGGTACTTCGTTATAAGGGGAGGAGTTAAGGCTTATGATCCATGGAATGACAAGACTTATCCAATAGATGCAACTGATGTTGTATTCACCTTCTGGCGTGTTGCTAGGTTAGGGCACTCAGTTAGTTGGATGGTTACAGAATTCATGAATGTCTCAGCTTCCCAGGCACTCACTGAGGAAGAATTCAACAACTACGTTAAGAACAACCCACTTATAGCAGAGTACAATGGAAAGACTGCAGAAATTAAGTCTCTACAAGACTTACTCAACTTCTTCGGATACAACGGTGAAACTGCCGGAGTATTCAAGCTTGTCCTTCCACACCCATACGCTGCAGTATTAAACATAGTGGCAGATCCATTCCTAAGCGTAGTTCCAATGGAGTACTTGTTAGGAGACAAGTATGAAGAAGCACTCAAGGCAAGCAACTATGGTAAGAACCCAGACGCTTGGGAGGCTTATGTGCAAGAAGGAGTCGACGATCCAACTCACCAGTTAATGCACAAGTACCCAGTTGGTACTGGACCATTCTATGTTAAGGAGTACCAAGAGAACTCCTACATAGTCCTTGAATACAATCCATACTATTGGAATGCAACAAGCAACCCAGGACACAAGAGAGTTATCTACATCATAAACAACGATGCTGTTGCCAGAGTACAACTCTTAACCACTGGAACAGCTGACGTAGCAGCAATACCAACGGACAAAATTGAAGACGTCCAAGGAGTAACGAAGGATGGATATAAAGTGGTAGTGCAGACCGACATACTCTTGCCAGTTCTAACGTTCATAGTATTCAACACCCAGAAAGAACCCTTCAACGACGTAAAAGTCAGACAGGCCCTAGCATATGCAATTCCATATGATCAAATAGCAAAAGTAGTTTACAACAACCTCCTCGAGAGGAACTGGGGACCAATTCCAAAGCCATGGCCTGGATATACCGAGTACGGAATCATCAAGTACGAATACAACATTGCTAAAGCCAAGCAAATGTTACAAGAAGCAGGAGTTGATCCAAGTAAGTATTCAATAACCCTCATCTACAACGCTGGTAACACCCAGCGTGAGAAGGTGATGACTCTAATCCAAAACGTGTGGAGCCAGCTTGGATTTAGAGTGACAGTTGAATCTTATGAATGGCCAGTTTACCTCTCCAAGACAGAACATGGAGACTACGACGTTTACATAGTAGGTTGGGTACCAGACTACCTTGACTCCGACAATTGGGTAGGCCCATTCCTCTATGGAGCTACAGAGTTCTCTGAAATAAACATTGAAGTTTCTGGATGA
- a CDS encoding ABC transporter permease, whose translation MQEEYKKSILDKLADKFVYGLGKFISLFKKGWMEKNRSKLEEWRLMLYALNRSPPALIGLFLVMIFIFLGIFGPYLAPWKYNFMPTLYTSNYDQVYLVPPGSKAVLEYYNNAVITYPLGSDHYGRDLLSLILQGARTSFVISIIVIILGVPLGIILGLIAGYYGGKIDELIMRITDMFLSFPALILAIALSAVLPERLQEFISAHPILEKIVLAIFALDQREAGNLGRLLAVIVAMIIVWWPGYARITRGSTLAEREKLYIEAARAIGLPTRTILFKHILPNIIGPILVYITLDFGSVVLMEAGLSFLGLGATPPIADWGRIVYDGAQYFPRCWWLVFYPGLVVLLTALGWNLLGDGLRDILDPKTRRSIEFKVKKKEGEKSA comes from the coding sequence ATGCAGGAAGAGTATAAGAAGTCTATACTTGACAAACTTGCCGATAAATTCGTTTATGGTCTTGGAAAGTTCATAAGTTTATTTAAAAAAGGCTGGATGGAAAAAAACAGGTCAAAGCTTGAAGAATGGAGATTAATGCTTTATGCCTTAAACAGGTCACCTCCAGCATTAATAGGACTGTTTCTTGTAATGATTTTTATCTTCCTGGGAATCTTTGGACCGTATCTAGCTCCTTGGAAGTACAACTTCATGCCAACATTATATACAAGCAACTATGACCAAGTTTATCTCGTACCCCCTGGGAGTAAAGCGGTGCTAGAGTACTATAATAACGCAGTAATAACTTATCCGTTAGGCTCCGATCATTATGGAAGAGATCTATTAAGTTTGATCCTACAAGGAGCAAGGACGAGCTTTGTAATTTCAATAATAGTTATTATCTTGGGAGTCCCCCTGGGAATAATTTTGGGACTAATTGCAGGATATTACGGAGGAAAGATAGACGAACTAATAATGCGTATAACTGACATGTTCCTGTCTTTTCCAGCGTTAATCTTGGCAATAGCACTTTCGGCAGTATTACCTGAGAGACTACAAGAGTTTATCTCAGCACATCCTATTCTAGAGAAAATAGTGCTGGCAATCTTTGCTCTAGACCAGAGAGAAGCAGGGAACCTTGGAAGGTTGCTTGCTGTTATAGTGGCAATGATTATAGTATGGTGGCCAGGATACGCAAGAATCACTAGAGGTTCAACGTTGGCTGAGAGAGAAAAATTATATATCGAAGCTGCTAGAGCAATTGGCCTTCCAACAAGAACTATACTCTTCAAGCACATCCTGCCAAACATCATTGGGCCAATATTAGTGTACATAACCCTAGATTTCGGTAGCGTAGTTTTAATGGAAGCTGGACTAAGCTTCCTGGGACTCGGTGCAACACCACCAATTGCAGACTGGGGAAGAATAGTATACGATGGAGCCCAGTACTTCCCAAGGTGCTGGTGGCTAGTGTTTTACCCAGGATTGGTAGTTCTCTTAACAGCGCTTGGATGGAACTTACTTGGTGATGGCCTAAGAGATATCCTGGATCCAAAGACCAGAAGAAGCATAGAGTTCAAGGTAAAGAAGAAGGAGGGTGAGAAAAGTGCCTGA